The Coffea arabica cultivar ET-39 chromosome 1e, Coffea Arabica ET-39 HiFi, whole genome shotgun sequence genome has a window encoding:
- the LOC113718615 gene encoding DNA mismatch repair protein MSH6-like isoform X1: protein MAPSGRRTSNGRSPLVNQQQQITSFFSKKTSSSSSPSPTAPPLFSTPKLTTKKPSPTTDCSPSSSPFTPSPLETRPKKPLLVIRPSSPSASASPMKSYGPEVVDKRIRVYWPLDQSWYHGCVKHFDEISGKHLVLYDDADEELLNLAEEKIEWPVGEVPVRGRFRRLRRISIVEDDEENDCVEKESGGNDDEESGWNAAEREVVEDVPVGMELEEDYDGVCSGKITSGRSSKRKMGGAAKLGANSSKKIKNVGDTEQIDSKISCHVKGENLIEPAGNNVISEKGIDSCRTSIDVAEERFGAREAGKLWFLGKDRRDANRRRPGHVDYDPKTLYLPPEFLKRLSDGQRQWWDFKSKHMDKVMFFKMGKFYELFEMDAHVGAKELDLQYMKGDQPHCGFPEKNFSMNVEKLARKGYRVLVVEQTETPEQLEMRRREMGSKDKVVKREICAVVTKGTLTEGEMLSANPDAAYLMSVIENFPSSGNQLAQQIFGVCVVDVATSKIMLGQFRDDSDCSILCCLLSELRPVEIVKPAKLLSPETERLLLRHTRNPLINELLPLSEFWDAEKTINEVNCIFQRINNQTCSLSQNGAVSHAIQSSVKDGGECLPDILAELLAAGENGSYALSALGGILFYLKKAFLDESLLRFAKFESLPCSGLGNISQMPYMVLDAAALENLEIFENSRNGDSFGTLYAQMNHCVTAFGKRLLKKWLARPLCHVELIHERQDAVAGLKGVNLPSVLEFRKELSRLQDVERLLARIFASSEATGRNANKVILYEDAAKKQLQEFISALRGCELIYHACSSLASILENVDSRLLHHLLTPGKGLPDVHSVMKHFMDAFDWVEANNSGRIIPRKGADKEYDDACKNVREVESYLMEHLKEQRRLLGDASVNYVTVGKDAYLLEVPESLCRRTPRDYELQSSKKGFFRYWTPVIKKLLGELSQAESEKESKLKSIFQRLVGRFSAHHNMWRQLVSTAAELDVLISISIACDYYEGQACRPIITGSSSPDAVPCLTAKSLGHPTLRSDSLGKGGFVPNDVTLGGSEHASFILLTGPNMGGKSTLLRQVCLAVILAQVGADVPAQSFVMSPVDRIFVRMGAIDHIMAGQSTFLTELLETASMLSLATRNSIVALDELGRGTSTSDGQAIAESVLDHFAHKVHCRGMVSTHYHRLAIDYERDPKVSLFHMACQVGRGIEGLEDVTFLYRLTPGACPKSYGVNVARLAGLPDAVLQKATLKSRDFEETYGRIKGPKDKFSTHQKEELKNVMKNLSTIVANNSCHQSAVSTLAELRGKARLLLERS, encoded by the exons ATGGCGCCTTCTGGTCGTCGGACGAGCAATGGCCGATCACCGCTTGTCAATCAACAGCAGCAGATCACCTCTTTCTTCTCCAAGAAGACATCATCGTCGTCATCCCCATCACCAACTGCTCCCCCCTTATTTTCCACCCCCAAGCTCACCACTAAGAAACCTAGCCCTACCACTGATTGTAGCCCCAGCTCCAGCCCGTTCACTCCTTCACCTCTCGAAACCAGACCAAAGAAACCGTTACTAGTCATCCGCCCTTCCTCACCTTCTGCTTCGGCTTCTCCCATGAAATCCTACGGACCTGAGGTTGTCGATAAAAGAATTAGGGTTTACTGGCCGTTGGACCAGTCGTGGTACCATGGCTGCGTCAAACATTTCGATGAAATCTCTGGTAAGCATTTGGTTCTCTATGATGATGCGGATGAGGAATTATTGAACCTCGCCGAGGAAAAGATTGAGTGGCCGGTTGGGGAGGTACCTGTCAGGGGGAGGTTCCGCCGTTTGCGACGGATTTCAATTGTGGAAGATGATGAGGAGAACGACTGTGTGGAGAAGGAGAGCGGTGGCAATGATGATGAGGAGTCGGGATGGAATGCTGCGGAAAGAGAGGTGGTCGAGGATGTTCCCGTGGGCATGGAATTGGAGGAGGATTATGATGGAGTGTGTAGTGGAAAAATAACTAGTGGAAGAAGCAGTAAGCGTAAGATGGGTGGGGCGGCGAAGCTGGGTGCTAATTCTTCTAAGAAGATAAAGAATGTTGGAGATACCGAGCAAATTGACAGCAAGATTTCTTGTCATGTCAAGGGTGAAAATTTGATTGAACCTGCTGGGAACAATGTAATTA GTGAGAAGGGTATTGATAGTTGTAGAACTTCAATAGATGTTGCCGAAGAAAGATTTGGTGCACGCGAAGCAGGAAAGCTGTGGTTCTTGGGGAA GGACCGTAGGGATGCCAATAGACGACGTCCTGGACATGTGGATTATGATCCAAAAACTTTGTACTTGCCGCCAGAGTTTTTAAAACGTTTATCAGATGGCCag agACAATGGTGGGACTTTAAGTCAAAGCACATGGACAAGGTTATGTTTTTCAAG ATGGGCAAATTTTATGAACTCTTTGAAATGGACGCACATGTTGGTGCCAAAGAGCTGGATTTGCAATACATGAAG GGAGATCAACCTCATTGTGGCTTTCCAGAAAAGAACTTCTCAATGAATGTGGAAAAACTGGCAAGAAAG GGTTATCGTGTTCTTGTTGTGGAGCAAACAGAAACACCTGAGCAGCTTGAGATGCGTCGCAGAGAGATGGGCTCTAAAGATAAG GTTGTAAAACGTGAAATATGTGCTGTAGTCACAAAAGGAACATTAACAGAAGGAGAAATGCTCTCAGCAAACCCTGATGCTGCTTATTTGATGTCAGTGATTGAAAACTTTCCAAGCTCAGGAAATCAGCTTGCACAGCAAATATTCGGTGTATGTGTGGTTGACGTAGCCACAAGCAAGATTATGCTTGGACAG TTCAGGGATGATTCAGACTGCAGCATCCTCTGTTGTCTATTATCTGAGTTAAGGCCGGTGGAAATCGTTAAACCTGCTAAACTGCTAAGCCCTGAGACGGAGAGACTACTTCTACGACATACACGGAATCCTTTAATTAATGAGTTGCTTCCTCTTTCGGAATTCTGGGATGCAGAGAAAACCATAAATGAAGTAAATTGTATTTTTCAGCGAATTAATAATCAGACATGTTCTTTATCTCAAAATGGTGCAGTGTCACATGCAATTCAATCTTCAGTTAAAGATGGTGGGGAATGCTTGCCAGACATTTTGGCTGAGCTTCTGGCTGCAGGGGAGAACGGAAGCTATGCACTCTCAGCTCTTGGAGGCATTCTTTTCTACTTGAAGAAAGCTTTTCTGGATGAATCTCTACTTAGATTTGCGAAGTTTGAGTCACTCCCGTGTTCTGGTTTGGGTAATATTTCTCAAATGCCATACATGGTTTTGGATGCAGCTGCTTTGGAGAATCTTGAGATTTTTGAAAACAGCAGAAATGGAGATAGTTTTGG GACATTGTATGCACAGATGAACCATTGTGTGACAGCTTTTGGCAAAAGGTTACTTAAAAAATGGCTTGCAAGGCCTTTGTGTCATGTGGAATTGATACATGAACGCCAGGATGCTGTAGCAGGACTAAAG GGAGTTAATCTACCTTCCGTCCTTGAGTTCCGAAAAGAGTTGTCCAGGCTTCAAGATGTTGAGCGTTTGCTTGCACGCATCTTCGCAAGCAG TGAAGCCACTGGAAGGAATGCAAATAAAGTAATCCTGTATGAGGATGCAGCAAAGAAGCAGCTTCAAGAGTTTATATCAGCTTTGCGTGGATGTGAACTCATTTATCATGCATGCTCTTCACTTgcttcaattttggaaaatgtgGATTCGAGGCTATTACATCATTTATTGACTCCTG GTAAAGGTCTTCCTGATgtacattcagttatgaagcactTCATGGATGCTTTTGACTGGGTGGAAGCAAATAATTCTGGTCGTATAATACCTAGAAAAGGGGCTGATAAAGAATATGATGATGCCTGCAAAAATGTCAGGGAGGTGGAATCTTATTTGATGGAACATTTGAAGGAGCAGCGCAGGTTACTTGGAGATGCATCT GTCAATTACGTTACAGTGGGGAAAGATGCCTACCTTTTGGAAGTGCCAGAAAGTTTGTGCAGGAGGACTCCGCGTGATTATGAGTTACAATCATCTAAAAAG GGTTTTTTCCGTTATTGGACCCCCGTTATCAAAAAGTTGTTGGGTGAGCTGTCACAGGCGGAATCTGAAAAGGAATCCAAGTTGAAAAGCATCTTCCAGAGGTTGGTTGGAAGATTCAGTGCGCATCATAATATGTGGAGACAGTTGGTTTCTACTGCTGCAG AGCTGGATGTTTTAATTAGCATCTCTATTGCATGTGACTACTATGAAGGACAAGCTTGTCGTCCAATTATTACTGGCTCATCGTCTCCAGATGCAGTGCCCTGCCTTACTGCCAAAAGTTTAGGGCACCCTACCCTTAGAAGTGATTCTCTAGGCAAGGGTGGCTTTGTCCCCAATGATGTTACTCTTGGTGGTTCTGAACATGCCAGCTTTATCTTGCTCACTGGGCCTAACATGGGTGGAAAGTCAACTCTTCTGCGTCAAGTTTGCTTGGCTGTTATTCTGGCACAG GTCGGAGCAGATGTACCAGCTCAAAGCTTTGTCATGTCTCCTGTTGACCGCATCTTTGTTCGAATGGGTGCAATAGATCACATTATGGCAGGGCAAAGTACATTCTTGACAGAACTTTTAGAAACTGCATCTATGCTG TCATTGGCAACTAGAAATTCAATTGTTGCATTGGATGAGCTTGGACGAGGAACGTCAACTTCAGATGGACAAGCAATAGC TGAATCTGTTCTTGATCACTTTGCCCACAAGGTACATTGTCGAGGAATGGTCTCTACTCATTATCATCGATTGGCTATTGACTATGAGAGAGATCCCAAG GTTTCCCTGTTTCACATGGCATGCCAAGTTGGCAGAGGAATTGAAGGTCTGGAGGATGTTACATTTCTTTACAGGTTGACCCCTGGTGCGTGCCCCAAAAGTTATGGTGTCAATGTTGCAAGGCTAGCTG GACTTCCTGATGCTGTGCTCCAGAAGGCCACATTGAAGTCTCGAGATTTTGAGGAAACCTATGGGAGAATAAAGGGACCGAAGGACAAATTTTCAACTCATCAGAAAGAAGAGCTGAAAAATGTGATGAAGAATTTATCAACCATTGTGGCCAACAACAGTTGCCATCAAAGTGCGGTTTCTACGCTAGCCGAACTGCGAGGAAAAGCAAGGTTACTTCTAGAACGAAGTTAA
- the LOC113718625 gene encoding uncharacterized protein: MGDVTLYVVDEEDDAFMSTPHHHYCHSPPPPPPPSALCRICHEAELESCKSLESPCACSGTVKFAHRDCIQRWCNEKGNTICELCLQKFEPGYTAPPKKAQLLMDSTAVRASIRESTETPTREREHEIGGEEMVDVEYSECSSAADTTASYCRSVALIFTALLLLRHMLALISGGTGDYPFTLLTLLIIRATGILLPMYILIRIITAIQNSVRRTRNYEVSEGETHPVFHDRQQRR; the protein is encoded by the exons ATGGGAGATGTGACATTATATGTGGTGGACGAGGAGGATGATGCTTTTATGTCAACACCCCATCATCATTATTGTCattcaccaccaccaccaccaccaccttcgGCTTTATGCAGAATATGCCACGAAGCAGAGTTGGAAAGCTGCAAGAGCTTGGAATCTCCATGCGCTTGTTCCGGAACTGTCAAG tttGCTCACAGAGACTGCATACAGAGATGGTGCAACGAAAAGGGGAACACAATTTGTGAACTTTGTTTGCAG AAGTTTGAACCGGGGTATACAGCTCCTCCTAAGAAGGCCCAGCTGCTGATGGATTCAACAGCAGTAAGAGCAAGCATCAG gGAAAGCACGGAAACtccaacaagagagagagagcatgaAATTGGAGGGGAAGAAATGGTCGACGTCGAGTACTCGGAATGCTCATCCGCAGCCGACACCACTGCCTCCTACTGCAGATCAGTGGCTCTTATT TTCACGGCATTGCTCCTGCTGCGACACATGCTTGCACTGATCAGCGGAGGAACAGGGGATTACCCTTTCACGCTACTCACA TTGCTGATTATACGGGCTACCGGCATCCTATTGCCCATGTACATATTGATTCGGATAATCACCGCAATCCAAAACAGCGTTAGGAGGACCCGTAACTATGAG GTTTCTGAAGGAGAAACGCACCCAGTTTTTCATGACAGACAGCAACGGAGATGA
- the LOC113718615 gene encoding DNA mismatch repair protein MSH6-like isoform X2, with the protein MAPSGRRTSNGRSPLVNQQQQITSFFSKKTSSSSSPSPTAPPLFSTPKLTTKKPSPTTDCSPSSSPFTPSPLETRPKKPLLVIRPSSPSASASPMKSYGPEVVDKRIRVYWPLDQSWYHGCVKHFDEISGKHLVLYDDADEELLNLAEEKIEWPVGEVPVRGRFRRLRRISIVEDDEENDCVEKESGGNDDEESGWNAAEREVVEDVPVGMELEEDYDGVCSGKITSGRSSKRKMGGAAKLGANSSKKIKNVGDTEQIDSKISCHVKGENLIEPAGNNVISEKGIDSCRTSIDVAEERFGAREAGKLWFLGKDRRDANRRRPGHVDYDPKTLYLPPEFLKRLSDGQRQWWDFKSKHMDKVMFFKMGKFYELFEMDAHVGAKELDLQYMKGDQPHCGFPEKNFSMNVEKLARKGYRVLVVEQTETPEQLEMRRREMGSKDKVVKREICAVVTKGTLTEGEMLSANPDAAYLMSVIENFPSSGNQLAQQIFGVCVVDVATSKIMLGQFRDDSDCSILCCLLSELRPVEIVKPAKLLSPETERLLLRHTRNPLINELLPLSEFWDAEKTINEVNCIFQRINNQTCSLSQNGAVSHAIQSSVKDGGECLPDILAELLAAGENGSYALSALGGILFYLKKAFLDESLLRFAKFESLPCSGLGNISQMPYMVLDAAALENLEIFENSRNGDSFGTLYAQMNHCVTAFGKRLLKKWLARPLCHVELIHERQDAVAGLKGVNLPSVLEFRKELSRLQDVERLLARIFASSEATGRNANKVILYEDAAKKQLQEFISALRGCELIYHACSSLASILENVDSRLLHHLLTPGKGLPDVHSVMKHFMDAFDWVEANNSGRIIPRKGADKEYDDACKNVREVESYLMEHLKEQRRLLGDASVNYVTVGKDAYLLEVPESLCRRTPRDYELQSSKKGFFRYWTPVIKKLLGELSQAESEKESKLKSIFQRLVGRFSAHHNMWRQLVSTAAELDVLISISIACDYYEGQACRPIITGSSSPDAVPCLTAKSLGHPTLRSDSLGKGGFVPNDVTLGGSEHASFILLTGPNMGGKSTLLRQVCLAVILAQVGADVPAQSFVMSPVDRIFVRMGAIDHIMAGQSTFLTELLETASMLSLATRNSIVALDELGRGTSTSDGQAIAESVLDHFAHKVHCRGMVSTHYHRLAIDYERDPKVSLFHMACQVGRGIEGLEDVTFLYRLTPGLPDAVLQKATLKSRDFEETYGRIKGPKDKFSTHQKEELKNVMKNLSTIVANNSCHQSAVSTLAELRGKARLLLERS; encoded by the exons ATGGCGCCTTCTGGTCGTCGGACGAGCAATGGCCGATCACCGCTTGTCAATCAACAGCAGCAGATCACCTCTTTCTTCTCCAAGAAGACATCATCGTCGTCATCCCCATCACCAACTGCTCCCCCCTTATTTTCCACCCCCAAGCTCACCACTAAGAAACCTAGCCCTACCACTGATTGTAGCCCCAGCTCCAGCCCGTTCACTCCTTCACCTCTCGAAACCAGACCAAAGAAACCGTTACTAGTCATCCGCCCTTCCTCACCTTCTGCTTCGGCTTCTCCCATGAAATCCTACGGACCTGAGGTTGTCGATAAAAGAATTAGGGTTTACTGGCCGTTGGACCAGTCGTGGTACCATGGCTGCGTCAAACATTTCGATGAAATCTCTGGTAAGCATTTGGTTCTCTATGATGATGCGGATGAGGAATTATTGAACCTCGCCGAGGAAAAGATTGAGTGGCCGGTTGGGGAGGTACCTGTCAGGGGGAGGTTCCGCCGTTTGCGACGGATTTCAATTGTGGAAGATGATGAGGAGAACGACTGTGTGGAGAAGGAGAGCGGTGGCAATGATGATGAGGAGTCGGGATGGAATGCTGCGGAAAGAGAGGTGGTCGAGGATGTTCCCGTGGGCATGGAATTGGAGGAGGATTATGATGGAGTGTGTAGTGGAAAAATAACTAGTGGAAGAAGCAGTAAGCGTAAGATGGGTGGGGCGGCGAAGCTGGGTGCTAATTCTTCTAAGAAGATAAAGAATGTTGGAGATACCGAGCAAATTGACAGCAAGATTTCTTGTCATGTCAAGGGTGAAAATTTGATTGAACCTGCTGGGAACAATGTAATTA GTGAGAAGGGTATTGATAGTTGTAGAACTTCAATAGATGTTGCCGAAGAAAGATTTGGTGCACGCGAAGCAGGAAAGCTGTGGTTCTTGGGGAA GGACCGTAGGGATGCCAATAGACGACGTCCTGGACATGTGGATTATGATCCAAAAACTTTGTACTTGCCGCCAGAGTTTTTAAAACGTTTATCAGATGGCCag agACAATGGTGGGACTTTAAGTCAAAGCACATGGACAAGGTTATGTTTTTCAAG ATGGGCAAATTTTATGAACTCTTTGAAATGGACGCACATGTTGGTGCCAAAGAGCTGGATTTGCAATACATGAAG GGAGATCAACCTCATTGTGGCTTTCCAGAAAAGAACTTCTCAATGAATGTGGAAAAACTGGCAAGAAAG GGTTATCGTGTTCTTGTTGTGGAGCAAACAGAAACACCTGAGCAGCTTGAGATGCGTCGCAGAGAGATGGGCTCTAAAGATAAG GTTGTAAAACGTGAAATATGTGCTGTAGTCACAAAAGGAACATTAACAGAAGGAGAAATGCTCTCAGCAAACCCTGATGCTGCTTATTTGATGTCAGTGATTGAAAACTTTCCAAGCTCAGGAAATCAGCTTGCACAGCAAATATTCGGTGTATGTGTGGTTGACGTAGCCACAAGCAAGATTATGCTTGGACAG TTCAGGGATGATTCAGACTGCAGCATCCTCTGTTGTCTATTATCTGAGTTAAGGCCGGTGGAAATCGTTAAACCTGCTAAACTGCTAAGCCCTGAGACGGAGAGACTACTTCTACGACATACACGGAATCCTTTAATTAATGAGTTGCTTCCTCTTTCGGAATTCTGGGATGCAGAGAAAACCATAAATGAAGTAAATTGTATTTTTCAGCGAATTAATAATCAGACATGTTCTTTATCTCAAAATGGTGCAGTGTCACATGCAATTCAATCTTCAGTTAAAGATGGTGGGGAATGCTTGCCAGACATTTTGGCTGAGCTTCTGGCTGCAGGGGAGAACGGAAGCTATGCACTCTCAGCTCTTGGAGGCATTCTTTTCTACTTGAAGAAAGCTTTTCTGGATGAATCTCTACTTAGATTTGCGAAGTTTGAGTCACTCCCGTGTTCTGGTTTGGGTAATATTTCTCAAATGCCATACATGGTTTTGGATGCAGCTGCTTTGGAGAATCTTGAGATTTTTGAAAACAGCAGAAATGGAGATAGTTTTGG GACATTGTATGCACAGATGAACCATTGTGTGACAGCTTTTGGCAAAAGGTTACTTAAAAAATGGCTTGCAAGGCCTTTGTGTCATGTGGAATTGATACATGAACGCCAGGATGCTGTAGCAGGACTAAAG GGAGTTAATCTACCTTCCGTCCTTGAGTTCCGAAAAGAGTTGTCCAGGCTTCAAGATGTTGAGCGTTTGCTTGCACGCATCTTCGCAAGCAG TGAAGCCACTGGAAGGAATGCAAATAAAGTAATCCTGTATGAGGATGCAGCAAAGAAGCAGCTTCAAGAGTTTATATCAGCTTTGCGTGGATGTGAACTCATTTATCATGCATGCTCTTCACTTgcttcaattttggaaaatgtgGATTCGAGGCTATTACATCATTTATTGACTCCTG GTAAAGGTCTTCCTGATgtacattcagttatgaagcactTCATGGATGCTTTTGACTGGGTGGAAGCAAATAATTCTGGTCGTATAATACCTAGAAAAGGGGCTGATAAAGAATATGATGATGCCTGCAAAAATGTCAGGGAGGTGGAATCTTATTTGATGGAACATTTGAAGGAGCAGCGCAGGTTACTTGGAGATGCATCT GTCAATTACGTTACAGTGGGGAAAGATGCCTACCTTTTGGAAGTGCCAGAAAGTTTGTGCAGGAGGACTCCGCGTGATTATGAGTTACAATCATCTAAAAAG GGTTTTTTCCGTTATTGGACCCCCGTTATCAAAAAGTTGTTGGGTGAGCTGTCACAGGCGGAATCTGAAAAGGAATCCAAGTTGAAAAGCATCTTCCAGAGGTTGGTTGGAAGATTCAGTGCGCATCATAATATGTGGAGACAGTTGGTTTCTACTGCTGCAG AGCTGGATGTTTTAATTAGCATCTCTATTGCATGTGACTACTATGAAGGACAAGCTTGTCGTCCAATTATTACTGGCTCATCGTCTCCAGATGCAGTGCCCTGCCTTACTGCCAAAAGTTTAGGGCACCCTACCCTTAGAAGTGATTCTCTAGGCAAGGGTGGCTTTGTCCCCAATGATGTTACTCTTGGTGGTTCTGAACATGCCAGCTTTATCTTGCTCACTGGGCCTAACATGGGTGGAAAGTCAACTCTTCTGCGTCAAGTTTGCTTGGCTGTTATTCTGGCACAG GTCGGAGCAGATGTACCAGCTCAAAGCTTTGTCATGTCTCCTGTTGACCGCATCTTTGTTCGAATGGGTGCAATAGATCACATTATGGCAGGGCAAAGTACATTCTTGACAGAACTTTTAGAAACTGCATCTATGCTG TCATTGGCAACTAGAAATTCAATTGTTGCATTGGATGAGCTTGGACGAGGAACGTCAACTTCAGATGGACAAGCAATAGC TGAATCTGTTCTTGATCACTTTGCCCACAAGGTACATTGTCGAGGAATGGTCTCTACTCATTATCATCGATTGGCTATTGACTATGAGAGAGATCCCAAG GTTTCCCTGTTTCACATGGCATGCCAAGTTGGCAGAGGAATTGAAGGTCTGGAGGATGTTACATTTCTTTACAGGTTGACCCCTG GACTTCCTGATGCTGTGCTCCAGAAGGCCACATTGAAGTCTCGAGATTTTGAGGAAACCTATGGGAGAATAAAGGGACCGAAGGACAAATTTTCAACTCATCAGAAAGAAGAGCTGAAAAATGTGATGAAGAATTTATCAACCATTGTGGCCAACAACAGTTGCCATCAAAGTGCGGTTTCTACGCTAGCCGAACTGCGAGGAAAAGCAAGGTTACTTCTAGAACGAAGTTAA